A part of Fusarium graminearum PH-1 chromosome 3, whole genome shotgun sequence genomic DNA contains:
- a CDS encoding phosphoserine aminotransferase — protein MPSRSDITYFGAGPALLPTDVLETSAQALVNFQDTGLGIAEHSHRSELATNIINEAKADLASYIDIPEDYEVLFMQGGGTGEFSATMYNLVGAWVTKKKAQIVANLKAPEDDPRVEQELRNAVEKELKTDYIVTGGWSQKASEEAKRLLGPEHVNIVADARKINDGKYGKIPEESTWNLSKDAALVYYCDNETVDGVEFPAFPKSLAPGPDGEGPIVVADMSSNILSRRIPVQNFSVIFFGAQKNLGSTGITVVIIKKSLLPPKTPQPSASLLRKLGLPIAPIIFSYETIAKNNSLYNTLSIFDVYIAGQVLKKSIKTYTKVEGQEAVSAKKADAIYSALEAHPDVYRIVPDKSARSRMNICFRVTKNGDIDSTEKAFLKDATAQGLTGLKGHRSVGGIRASSYNSISLEGAEKLAKFIETFATS, from the exons ATGCCTTCCAGATCTGATATCACTTATTTCGGCGCTGGCCCAGCTCTGCTGCCCACCGACGTTCTCGAGACGTCCGCCCAGGCCCTCGTCAATTTCCAGGACACCGGATTGGGAATCGCTGAGCACTCTCATCGCTCAGAGCTGgccaccaacatcatcaacgaggccaaggctgatCTTGCTTCCTACATTGACATTCCTGAGGACTATGAAGTTCTTTTCATGCAGGGTGGTGGTACTGGAGAGTTCTCCGCTACCATGTACAACCTTGTTGGCGCCTGggtgaccaagaagaaggcacaGATCgtcgccaacctcaaggctcCTGAGGACGACCCTCGTGTTGAGCAGGAACTCCGAAAcgctgttgagaaggagcttaAGACTGACTACATTGTCACTGGTGGCTGGTCGCAAAAGGCTTCCGAGGAGGCTAAGCGACTTCTTGGTCCTGAGCATGTCAACATTGTTGCTGATGCCCGCAAGATCAATGACGGCAAGTACGGCAAGATCCCTGAGGAGAGCACCTGGAACCTTTCCAAGGACGCTGCCCTCGTGTACTACTGTGATAACGAGACTGTCGATGGTGTCGAATTCCCTGCTTTCCCCAAGTCTCTGGCCCCTGGCCCTGACGGCGAAGGCCCCATTGTCGTGGCTGATATGTCTTCCAACATTCTCTCAAGGAGAATCCCTGTGCAGAACTTCTCtgtcatcttctttggcgcACAGAAGAACCTTGGCTCTACCGGTATTACTGTTGTGATTATCAAGAAGAGCCTTCTCCCCCCCAAGACTCCTCAAccttctgcttctctgcTCCGAAAGCTTGGCCTTCCTATCGCTCCTATCATCTTCTCTTACGAGACCATCGCCAAGAATAACAGTCTTTACAACACCCTCAGCATCTTTGA TGTCTACATCGCTGGCCAGGTTCTCAAGAAGTCGATCAAGACCTACACCAAGGTCGAGGGACAAGAGGCTGTgtctgccaagaaggctgatGCCATCTACAGCGCCCTTGAAGCCCATCCCGACGTGTACAGAATTGTTCCTGACAAGTCTGCCCGCTCAAGGATGAACATCTGCTTCCGTGTTACCAAGAACGGTGATATTGATTCCACCGAGAAGGCTTTCCTGAAGGATGCCACCGCTCAAGGCCTTACCGGTCTCAAGGGCCATCGCAGTGTTGGTGGTATCCGTGCCAGCAGCTACAATTCCATTTCTCTGGAGGGAGCTGAGAAGCTCGCTAAGTTTATTGAGACATTCGCTACCTCTTAA
- a CDS encoding proteasome subunit alpha type 1, producing the protein MFRNNYDNDSVTFSPQGRIFQIEYAAEAVKQGSVVVGIASKTHAVLCAVKRNAEELSSYQKKLFTVDEHAGIAIAGLTSDARVLSNFMKQQCLGHRLTYGRAIPLRSLVDMIGEKAQMNTQMYGKRPYGVGLLVAGVDERGPHLFEFQPSGMTEEMLAFAIGARSQMARTYLERNIDAFADCSKEELIQHGLKALKESLVQDKELSVENTSVGVVGINTVDGKKKVEPFKLYDGFSVQPWIESVGENQGGAEEGEGEGMDVDS; encoded by the exons ATGTTTCGAAACAACTACGATAACGATTCCGTTACCTT CTCGCCCCAGGGCCGGATATTCCAGATCGAGTATGCTGCTGAAGCAGTGAAGCAAGGTTCCGTCGTTGTCGGTATTGCCAGCAAGACTCACGCTGTATTGTGCGCTGTCAAG CGAAACGCCGAGGAACTCTCATCTtaccagaagaagctcttcaccGTCGACGAACATGCTGGTATCGCAATCGCTGGCCTTACCTCCGACGCCCGCGTTCTTTCCAACTTCATGAAGCAACAGTGCCTCGGCCACCGACTCACCTATGGCCGTGCCATCCCCCTCCGATCCCTCGTCGACATGATTGGTGAGAAGGCCCAGATGAACACGCAGATGTACGGCAAGCGACCATATGGCGTCGGTCTCCTAGTTGCTGGCGTTGACGAGCGCGGTCCCCACCTGTTCGAGTTCCAGCCCTCAGGCATGACAGAGGAGATGCTTGCTTTCGCCATTGGCGCACGAAGCCAAATGGCCCGAACATACCTTGAGCGCAATATTGATGCCTTTGCCGACTGCTCGAAAGAAGAGCTGATTCAGCATGGCCTCAAGGCCTTGAAGGAGAGTCTGgtccaggacaaggagctTTCAGTAGAGAACACATCAGTCGGCGTGGTGGGCATCAACACAGTGgacggcaagaagaaggtcgagCCATTCAAGTTGTACGACGGATTCTCGGTGCAGCCCTGGATTGAAAGCGTTGGTGAGAACCAAGGCGGCGCAGAAGAAGGTGAGGGAGAAGGTATGGACGTTGACAGCTAA